The genomic interval GTGGGTTTCAGCCCGCATAGCGGCTTCTGCCCCGTTGCGGGCGATGTTCCCTCTGATTCCTGCAACCGCATCCTCCGAGATATCTATCGCCAGAACGGAAGATGCTCCGCCTTTCCATGCGTTGAGTCCGAATGCGCCGGTGTGGGAGCAGGTATCGAGCACTTCCCTGCCCTTCGATATCCGGGCGGCGAGGGCGCGGTTGTCCTTTTGATCGAGAAAATATCCGGTTTTCTGGCCGTTTTCGAGGTCGACCGTCAATTCGATTCCGTTTTCGCGGATGACGATGCGGGGATCGAATTCAGCGCCGATCCAGCCTTTCCGTTCGGAAAGTCCCTCGAGGGCACGTACGTGGACGTCGCTTCGTTCGAATATTCCGGCAGGGCGGATCACTTCCTCAAGGGCGGCGACGATATCGTCGCGGAAAGAATCCACCGCAAGGGTCAAAAACTGAACAACCAGGAAAACCCGGCCTTCAAGATCGACGAAGCGTTCGACGACCAGTCCGGGCAAAAGATCGGATTCCGCGAACAACAGGCGGTACGAATCGCCTTCGCCGTAAAAAAAGGAACGGGTTTCAGCCGCGGCTCGAATGCGCGAGGCGAAAAAGGCGCGGTTAATCTGTTCGTCTTTATTCCGGGTAAACAGCCTGACCGTTATGCGGGACGAACGGTTAATCACGCCCCTGCCGAGAAAATGGCCGGACTTCGTCAACACATCCACCGGAGAACCGTCGGGACAATCAGCCGGCAAACGGCCGATTTCATTATCGAAAATCCACGGATGACCCAGGAGAATTCTGTCCTCTTCCCCTTCTTTCAGAAAAAGCTTGTGCATGGGCGCAGTATAGACCTTTCGTTGCCTTTTAGCCAACTGGTGTGTTATTGTCAGTATATGAAGACTTTTGCATCGCTCGCTCTTGTTAGCGCCGTAGCCCTCTTCGGCATCCGTCCCGTCCAAGCTCAAAACACGGGCCTTCAGGAACAACTGAAGATGCTTCAGACCAAGGCTGTGCGGAGCGGTGATCTGGGAGACTGGGAAGCAGTTCTGGATTCGGCCGCTTTCAAGCTCTACCGGATGACCGAGCTCTGGAGAGGCGTCATCGATATACTCCCGCTGAAGGACGACTCCATCGATACCGGCGTTTTCGCAAACGCTACCGTAGTCGTCACGACAGGACTGCTCGATCATATCGACGCTGAGATCTTCGAGTCCTCTGCCGCCTCGGGAAGACGCATCAGATCCCTGGAAAAAGAACGGGAGGAACGCCTTATCGGATGGCTCGCCGCTGACGCCGCCCGTTTCGCCCTGGGCTTGCACGAAGCCGGATCAATGACCGACGAGCAATGGCATCAAGCGGACGCCTTCGCGGCGGCGCTGTTCGCCGTATTAGGGAAAAACCCCGAATCCTACGCCCGCTGGGTCTCGTCGCTGGGAGAACTGTACTCGCCCGGGAACGAGGCCGCGCGCTCGTATTTTCTGCAGCGGCCCTCGGTGGAAAACAGAATCGCCGAATTGGCGAAGCGGGAAGAAGAGACAGACGTCTGGACATCGTCGCTTTCAACGCTTCTGATCTGCCTTAAAACGGGAACGGTTTCAGCAGAAAATCTCGACTCCCTCGCGGCGCTCAGGGAAGCATGGCCCCGATCCCCCTACCTCGCCCGCCTTGAAGCGCTTTGCGCCCATCAAGCCTGGCTCGCCGGACTGCAGCCTGAAACGCAGGGGATAAAAACCGTTCTTCCGATAGCGGCCGACCGGGACCCGGCGGCGGCCATGTTCAAAGAATACCTGCAAAACAACCAACCGCTCTTCCCGTCTTCCGGCTTTCTGGATGACGAAACCGCCATTCCCGGAGACTCGCTCTTGTTCATGAAGGCGGCTAACGCGTATAAGGCGGCCCTCGCGGAGAGGCCGGATTTTCTGCTCGAGTCGGCCGAGGCGATGCTTCTCGCCAGATCGGGAAACACCCAAATGAGAAACTACGCGTTCAAGAGGGCCGAGTCCGCCGCGGCGGCAGAGGAAGGAACACAGTCCTTCGCGGCCCGGGCAAATTTCGCGGCCCTTCTCTATCTCTCCGGCAGGGACTACGTACGCTCGCAGTTCATGCTGGAAGCCTTGGCCGCGGCAAGCCGGGGCGGAAAAGAACGGCAGGGGCTCAGGTCCTACCCGGGCGCCCCGGGCAACGAACTTGATCTTCTGATTAATCTCGCGTGGATGCAAAAAGCCCTCGGCGAAGAAACACGCGCGCAGGCGACTCTCGACGCAGAGCGGAACCTGGCCGCCGCCGGGCGCAAAGCGGAGAACGCTTCCGTCGACGAGGCAAGAGTATCTTTCAGAGGCCTTTCGACCGGCATGACACAGGAGAATCTCCTTGAAACATGGGGCGAGCCCGACGAGATACTCTATACGTATTACATGGAAAGCTGGACATACCGATCTCTGGGCGCGATTGTTCTTCTGCGTCCTGCCGAAAACTCGAACGCCGGACGCATCATTGCGATAAAACTGCTTGAGGAATCCCCGATATCGCCGGGCGCCGACATACGGCTCGGCGACGATTCTGAAGAACTGGAAAAAGCATTCGGTCCTGCGCGCTACCGCGCCCACGACGCTCTGGTGTTTTACGGAACCGGCTACTCAATCAGGGCAGTCGTGCGCGGAGGAAGAATCCTGGGAATCAGCGCGGTCGAATGACCGCTTCTTCAAGCATCTTTCAGACTTCGCTGAATACGTCGTTCATGGTGTACACGCCTATCCTGGCATGGCCGTCGGGACCGGGACTCGCCAGCCATTCCAGGGCGCGGACAGCTCCCAGCGCGAAGCCTTCGCGGGTTCTCGCGGTATGCGTCAACTCGATCGTATCGGCCGCTGAGTCGAAATACACGGTGTGAGTTCCGGGAACGGATCCTACCCGAACGCTCGCGAGATGCAGCTCGGACGGCTCAGGACGGCGCGTGAACGAATCGGTGAACAGCGTAGTCTTTCGGGGAAGATTCTCCATAATTCTCCGGGCGATATCGAGTCCCGTGCCGGAAGGGCTGTCGGCTTTCTGATTATGGTGCGATTCGAACACCGCGACGTCGTATTCCTCGAATTCGGCCATAAGACGGGCGGCTTCCGAAACCATTTTATAAAAGAGATTCACGCCGACGGAAAAATTGGACGAATACAAAAAGGCCGTTCTCGTATCGTCTACGAGACGGCGGACTTCCTCGAGGCGGTCCACCCATCCGGTCGTTCCCACCACGAGGGGGATGCCGGTAGGCACAAGCGAGAAAATATTGTTCGTAACCGAGGCTGGATGCGAGAACTCGATGATCCCCTCGGC from Teretinema zuelzerae carries:
- the dapB gene encoding 4-hydroxy-tetrahydrodipicolinate reductase; its protein translation is MKIALVGYGKMGHMIEKAALMRGHEVVCTVDPYAKDASCVTAVSEEMLKAIGDSGAEGIIEFSHPASVTNNIFSLVPTGIPLVVGTTGWVDRLEEVRRLVDDTRTAFLYSSNFSVGVNLFYKMVSEAARLMAEFEEYDVAVFESHHNQKADSPSGTGLDIARRIMENLPRKTTLFTDSFTRRPEPSELHLASVRVGSVPGTHTVYFDSAADTIELTHTARTREGFALGAVRALEWLASPGPDGHARIGVYTMNDVFSEV
- a CDS encoding class I SAM-dependent rRNA methyltransferase, which produces MHKLFLKEGEEDRILLGHPWIFDNEIGRLPADCPDGSPVDVLTKSGHFLGRGVINRSSRITVRLFTRNKDEQINRAFFASRIRAAAETRSFFYGEGDSYRLLFAESDLLPGLVVERFVDLEGRVFLVVQFLTLAVDSFRDDIVAALEEVIRPAGIFERSDVHVRALEGLSERKGWIGAEFDPRIVIRENGIELTVDLENGQKTGYFLDQKDNRALAARISKGREVLDTCSHTGAFGLNAWKGGASSVLAIDISEDAVAGIRGNIARNGAEAAMRAETHDVFDFLKAQEKDGKKYDFIILDPPAFTKSAKMIDKAYGGYKEINLRAMKILRPGGFLMTCSCSHFFTSDHFYRMIQNAARDAHRTVQVLEKRGPGPDHPALSGYPESDYLKCALCRVW